The following proteins are encoded in a genomic region of uncultured Vibrio sp.:
- a CDS encoding 2OG-Fe(II) oxygenase, with the protein MNELIDAIATHGYYIWDDFLSEQEVVDLRACVPDNWKKARIGRNEDVTRIESIRSDKIQWLRPDMGSPIASYLNKMDDIREAMNRHLFLGLFEYESHFAKYDKGDFYKKHLDSFKGNENRRLTTVFYMNEAWSEEDAGELVVYDLNDNLVAKIPPRGGRLLVFLSEQFPHEVLPTNAERFSIAGWFRINGVRDNLIDIAS; encoded by the coding sequence ATGAACGAATTGATCGATGCTATAGCGACTCATGGATACTATATTTGGGACGATTTCCTTTCAGAACAAGAGGTTGTTGATCTAAGGGCATGTGTTCCCGACAACTGGAAAAAAGCGCGCATTGGTCGTAATGAAGACGTGACACGCATAGAGTCGATTCGCAGCGACAAAATTCAATGGCTAAGACCTGACATGGGGAGCCCGATAGCGTCTTACCTCAACAAGATGGATGACATTCGTGAAGCGATGAACCGCCACTTATTTTTGGGACTGTTTGAATATGAGTCTCACTTTGCGAAGTACGACAAAGGCGATTTTTATAAAAAGCATCTCGATAGTTTTAAAGGCAACGAAAATCGTCGCTTAACCACCGTGTTTTACATGAATGAAGCGTGGAGTGAAGAAGACGCTGGCGAACTGGTCGTTTATGACCTTAACGACAACCTAGTCGCCAAGATACCACCGCGAGGAGGGCGCCTTCTTGTTTTCTTGTCAGAACAATTCCCACATGAAGTATTACCGACTAATGCAGAGCGATTTAGTATTGCAGGTTGGTTCCGTATCAATGGCGTAAGAGATAATTTAATAGATATAGCAAGCTAA
- a CDS encoding aromatic amino acid transport family protein gives MSHSKVFGSTLIIAGTTIGAGMLALPLASAGIGFSTSLIIMLGLWALMAFTALLMLELHQYAESSATLHTLAKQILGQKGKWVASFAMLFLFYSLCAAYIAGGGAQFGDRLTQWFDLDISGSTSTIIFTLIVTLIVTIGTGTVDKVNRALFAMKLVAMVAVLSFLAPNVTQSYLLSMPIEQGLVVAAIPVIFTSFGFHGSIPAIVNYLDGDTASLRKAVIIGSTIPLVIYIFWQIVTLGVVSQDTLIDNGGLSSLIGQLSLTVHQSNLGNIVGVFADLALLTSFLGVSLGLFEFLGDTIKRSSDKPNRLVAALITFIPPLGFALFYPQGFIMALGYAAIALAILAIFLPLVMVIKVRRSDDFTGNYRVAGGSGALVITGIAGTGIVAAQVLITLGVLPTLG, from the coding sequence ATGAGTCATTCTAAAGTGTTTGGTAGTACCCTAATTATCGCAGGGACTACAATTGGTGCCGGAATGCTGGCGCTTCCTCTTGCTTCTGCTGGTATCGGTTTTTCTACTTCCCTCATCATTATGTTGGGGCTTTGGGCTCTAATGGCATTTACTGCCTTACTGATGCTCGAGCTTCATCAGTATGCAGAAAGCAGCGCAACACTCCATACGTTGGCGAAACAAATTCTCGGCCAGAAAGGTAAATGGGTCGCCAGTTTTGCAATGCTATTTCTCTTCTACTCTTTGTGCGCGGCATACATTGCTGGTGGCGGTGCACAATTTGGTGACCGCTTAACGCAGTGGTTTGATCTCGATATTTCAGGCTCGACTTCCACCATCATCTTCACACTTATCGTGACTTTGATTGTGACTATTGGCACGGGCACCGTAGATAAGGTTAACCGCGCATTATTTGCAATGAAGCTTGTTGCTATGGTTGCGGTATTGTCATTCTTAGCACCGAACGTGACACAGTCTTACCTGTTAAGTATGCCAATTGAGCAGGGGCTTGTTGTCGCGGCGATTCCTGTGATTTTTACTTCTTTTGGTTTTCACGGCAGTATTCCGGCGATTGTGAACTACCTTGACGGAGATACGGCTTCATTGCGTAAAGCGGTGATCATTGGTTCAACTATTCCACTGGTCATCTACATCTTTTGGCAAATCGTAACGTTAGGTGTAGTCAGTCAAGATACACTTATCGACAATGGCGGATTGAGTTCGCTTATTGGCCAGTTGTCACTGACGGTTCATCAATCAAACCTGGGGAATATTGTTGGCGTGTTTGCAGATTTGGCACTTCTGACGTCTTTCCTGGGTGTGAGTCTTGGTTTATTTGAGTTCTTGGGTGATACGATTAAAAGAAGCAGTGATAAGCCAAACCGCTTAGTTGCTGCGTTGATCACTTTCATTCCACCATTAGGCTTTGCTCTGTTCTATCCACAAGGCTTTATCATGGCGTTAGGGTATGCGGCTATCGCGCTGGCTATTCTTGCAATATTTTTACCTCTGGTGATGGTGATTAAAGTTCGTCGCTCTGATGATTTTACTGGTAATTACCGTGTAGCTGGCGGATCGGGTGCGTTAGTGATTACTGGTATTGCGGGTACGGGGATAGTCGCTGCACAGGTATTAATTACTCTTGGAGTTTTACCTACCTTAGGCTGA
- a CDS encoding HD domain-containing phosphohydrolase: MTHRSFYPFAKPLNEQLQALKNRMQAHLPCIDRVSFAKYHPRQDMLKSFADTEFDNWDLAHYEAPLRKLPNLHTAAQNGLPRVVDDLKDINNSARVKVLLDHGYRSSAAIPCYENKAFTGFVFLNSIKPSSFKLETLNSLKPYFNMVEFAVESEDHVVHEIERLSERKQCAMPGYCPECYAHTKRMRLYAHLLGVHLAERHKLTDEMVEQIGIFAQFHAVSDIQLPIDIACRRSHFNKEQEAIIIQHIEQCIESADDTVDRIGNPVHPSVVLFMQMVTYQYENLNGSGYPYGLEEKDIPIAAQIVAVANSFDVLTTHHTNRQAWSIPYALIELEKWVHDGLLSGECVNVLRDNQVYLKQIIHKFPEHCSV, from the coding sequence ATGACACACCGTAGTTTTTATCCGTTTGCGAAGCCGCTTAATGAGCAACTGCAAGCGTTAAAAAATAGGATGCAGGCTCATCTGCCTTGCATCGATAGGGTGTCGTTCGCAAAATATCACCCCAGACAAGATATGCTTAAATCTTTTGCAGACACTGAGTTTGATAACTGGGATTTAGCGCATTATGAAGCACCACTTCGCAAACTCCCTAATCTACATACAGCCGCTCAGAATGGATTACCTCGTGTGGTTGATGATCTCAAAGACATTAATAACAGTGCTCGTGTTAAAGTTTTACTGGATCACGGGTATCGATCATCTGCCGCTATTCCATGTTACGAAAACAAAGCGTTTACTGGCTTTGTCTTTTTAAACTCCATAAAGCCCAGTTCATTTAAGTTAGAAACACTTAATAGCCTAAAGCCATATTTTAATATGGTTGAGTTTGCTGTTGAGTCGGAAGATCACGTTGTGCATGAGATCGAAAGGCTTTCAGAGCGCAAGCAATGCGCGATGCCGGGCTATTGCCCTGAGTGCTACGCACATACCAAGCGTATGCGCCTATATGCGCACTTGCTTGGTGTTCATCTTGCTGAGCGTCATAAGCTGACGGATGAAATGGTTGAACAAATTGGTATTTTCGCGCAGTTTCATGCTGTGAGTGATATTCAGCTACCCATCGATATTGCTTGTCGTCGCAGTCATTTTAACAAAGAACAAGAGGCAATAATCATTCAGCATATCGAGCAATGTATAGAATCAGCGGATGACACTGTTGACCGGATTGGTAACCCCGTCCATCCAAGTGTCGTACTCTTCATGCAAATGGTGACTTATCAGTATGAAAATTTAAATGGATCGGGATACCCATATGGACTGGAAGAAAAGGATATTCCAATTGCCGCCCAAATTGTTGCTGTTGCGAATTCGTTTGATGTATTGACCACGCACCACACTAATCGTCAGGCATGGTCGATCCCGTATGCGCTTATCGAGTTAGAGAAATGGGTACATGACGGCTTATTGTCTGGTGAATGTGTCAATGTCTTGCGGGATAACCAAGTTTACCTAAAACAAATTATCCATAAATTTCCAGAACACTGTTCCGTATAA
- a CDS encoding ABC transporter transmembrane domain-containing protein, producing the protein MKQTSTFKRLLSYPLSQPKPMLKGLGLLFIAALASAGGPWLIQYFIDEHIAKGDYSQSVLFTLAAGYIALQVISATFQYFQSLQFSIVAANIIKTIRKQVFSGVIKQPLSAFDYTPAGKLVSRITNDTESLQQFYELLIATVVKNAVMILVMLGVMFFMSWQLTLVVLVLLPIVIGFMYLFKQLSTESYRRMRDLLTDINANLSESIQGMSVVQLMQQEARFNEQFNELTQEHLVASKRVIRLNGYLLRPLMDLLAGLALMSLVAIFGFNGVEVIGVGVLYAFISYLGRVTEPLIEMTQQLALLQQALVSSERVFELIDAKEQTYGEDQAELKTGSIEIKNLTFSYDGQQDVLKDISINAAHQNFIALVGHTGSGKSTLASLLMGFYPTEIGELLIDGRPLNSLAKHVLRKDVAMVQQDPHILPDSVRENVSLGRCVDDTEIWDALDKVGLSEQIRRYPNGLGTQLGQGETNLSAGQKQLLALARVLVAKPKILILDEATANIDSGTEALIQKSLAVLRQNMTLIVIAHRLSTILDADQIVVLHHGDLVEKGTHKSLLAQDGRYAQMYQLQQAGRHLQEIEEETNLLEEAV; encoded by the coding sequence ATGAAACAGACGAGTACATTTAAGCGGTTATTGTCTTACCCATTGTCACAGCCAAAACCAATGCTCAAGGGACTAGGTCTACTGTTTATCGCCGCATTAGCCAGCGCAGGTGGGCCATGGTTGATTCAATATTTTATCGATGAACACATTGCCAAAGGGGATTACTCGCAAAGCGTCTTGTTCACGTTAGCGGCAGGTTATATCGCACTTCAGGTGATCTCAGCGACTTTCCAATATTTTCAGTCACTGCAGTTCAGCATAGTGGCAGCCAACATCATTAAAACGATTCGTAAGCAAGTATTCTCTGGTGTGATCAAGCAACCACTTTCTGCCTTTGATTACACACCTGCGGGAAAGCTGGTCTCGCGAATTACTAACGATACCGAGTCTCTTCAGCAGTTTTATGAGCTTTTGATTGCGACGGTGGTAAAAAACGCAGTGATGATCCTCGTAATGCTGGGGGTTATGTTCTTTATGAGCTGGCAACTCACGCTGGTTGTTTTGGTGCTGTTGCCTATCGTGATTGGCTTTATGTATCTGTTTAAACAGCTCAGTACAGAAAGCTATCGCAGAATGCGTGACCTGCTCACTGACATTAACGCCAACTTGAGTGAGTCAATCCAAGGGATGAGCGTTGTTCAGTTAATGCAACAAGAAGCGCGATTTAATGAACAGTTTAACGAGTTAACGCAAGAGCACTTAGTTGCGTCTAAGCGAGTCATTCGTTTAAACGGCTACCTACTTCGCCCACTGATGGATTTGTTGGCGGGTCTGGCGTTAATGAGCCTAGTTGCGATTTTTGGCTTCAATGGCGTCGAAGTGATTGGTGTCGGTGTACTTTATGCGTTCATCAGTTACCTGGGCCGTGTTACTGAGCCGTTGATTGAAATGACCCAACAGCTTGCTTTGTTGCAACAAGCATTGGTATCAAGCGAGCGAGTATTTGAACTCATTGATGCAAAAGAGCAGACGTATGGCGAAGATCAAGCAGAACTTAAAACTGGCTCTATCGAGATTAAAAACCTGACGTTTAGCTACGATGGCCAACAAGACGTCCTAAAAGACATCTCAATTAACGCTGCGCATCAAAACTTTATCGCTCTGGTTGGTCACACAGGAAGCGGGAAAAGTACCCTAGCCTCGCTGCTTATGGGTTTTTATCCAACAGAAATTGGTGAATTGCTGATTGATGGCCGTCCACTGAATTCGCTAGCGAAACATGTGCTGCGCAAAGATGTCGCTATGGTTCAACAAGACCCACATATTCTTCCGGACTCAGTAAGAGAGAACGTTTCTCTGGGTCGCTGCGTTGACGACACTGAAATATGGGATGCATTAGATAAGGTAGGTTTATCGGAACAAATCCGTCGCTACCCAAACGGGCTGGGTACTCAGTTGGGTCAAGGTGAAACCAACCTTTCCGCAGGTCAGAAGCAACTGCTCGCGTTGGCACGTGTATTGGTGGCGAAACCAAAAATACTTATCTTAGATGAAGCAACGGCGAATATTGACTCAGGAACTGAAGCTTTGATTCAAAAGAGCCTAGCGGTCTTACGTCAGAATATGACCTTGATTGTCATAGCACACCGCCTGTCTACGATCTTGGACGCCGATCAGATTGTGGTTCTTCACCATGGTGATTTGGTTGAAAAAGGCACCCACAAATCGCTGCTTGCACAAGATGGCCGTTATGCGCAAATGTACCAACTGCAACAAGCGGGCCGACATTTACAAGAAATCGAAGAAGAAACGAACCTGCTGGAAGAAGCGGTCTAG
- a CDS encoding ABC transporter transmembrane domain-containing protein — protein MKIFWQLRWYFKQKWKHYVGSILLLALISILQLIPPKAVGVIVDGVVDNTLETSTLIMWLLGLTAIFVTIYVCRILWRIWLFGASWELGTILRNKLYHHLSTQPPRFFERYKTGDLMARGTNDVRNIVMTAGEGVLTAADSLITGIAVLIVMVTQVSWKLTVMALLPMPFLAIIIFYIVRILHQRFRIAQEAFSTMSDMTQESLNGVRMLRAFGLEKQEQQRFEDVVDDTGAKNIAVARVDARFDPAIQLTIGLSFLLSVAAGAYLVDKGEISLGDLTAFTMYLGLMIWPMLAFAFLFNILERGSAAWNRLQEIFDEQPEIVSGNTPLQDKPLPLQINIDVFYWSKDLPPALADINVTLEPGKMLGIAGPVGSGKSTLLTLLFRQHDLQHGTIKFGDVSIKDAQLTQWRNRFAVVNQSPFLFSKSIFDNIALGNPTASKEEVYRAAKLACIHEDIEKFPDGYNTEVGEKGITLSGGQKQRIAIARAMLLNAQVLVLDDALSAVDGRTEHQILKNLETHYRDQALIVIAHRLTALKSADEIIVLNHGHITERGRHHLLEQNQGWYAEMLQYQKLEQAMEEQ, from the coding sequence ATGAAAATTTTCTGGCAGCTACGTTGGTATTTCAAACAAAAATGGAAACACTACGTTGGATCCATTTTATTGTTGGCGCTGATCTCCATCCTCCAATTAATACCGCCAAAAGCGGTAGGCGTGATTGTAGATGGTGTTGTCGATAACACTTTAGAAACAAGCACGTTAATTATGTGGTTGTTAGGTCTTACCGCAATATTCGTGACGATTTATGTTTGCAGAATACTATGGCGGATATGGCTATTTGGCGCGAGTTGGGAATTAGGAACCATCCTGCGTAACAAGCTTTACCATCACCTTTCAACGCAACCACCTCGTTTCTTCGAACGTTACAAAACTGGCGACTTAATGGCTCGCGGCACTAATGATGTGAGAAACATTGTCATGACCGCTGGTGAAGGCGTACTCACTGCTGCGGACTCCCTAATTACTGGCATTGCGGTTCTTATCGTGATGGTGACTCAAGTAAGCTGGAAGTTAACGGTTATGGCGCTTTTGCCTATGCCGTTTCTCGCTATCATCATTTTCTATATTGTACGTATCCTTCACCAGCGTTTCCGCATAGCGCAAGAAGCTTTCTCTACGATGTCAGATATGACTCAAGAGTCGTTGAACGGCGTTCGCATGTTGCGTGCTTTCGGATTAGAGAAGCAAGAACAACAACGCTTCGAAGATGTTGTTGACGACACGGGCGCGAAAAACATCGCAGTTGCGCGTGTGGATGCGCGTTTTGACCCTGCTATCCAATTGACTATCGGCCTTTCTTTTTTACTCAGCGTTGCTGCAGGTGCATACCTTGTCGACAAGGGCGAAATCTCTCTTGGTGACTTAACTGCCTTCACTATGTATCTAGGCCTTATGATTTGGCCAATGTTGGCGTTTGCCTTCCTATTTAACATTTTGGAACGTGGTTCGGCGGCATGGAATCGTCTGCAAGAAATCTTTGATGAGCAGCCTGAAATTGTCAGTGGAAACACGCCGCTGCAAGATAAACCTTTGCCGCTACAAATCAATATCGATGTGTTTTATTGGTCAAAGGATTTACCTCCTGCCCTAGCAGATATTAATGTGACATTAGAGCCTGGGAAAATGTTAGGTATTGCTGGCCCGGTTGGAAGTGGTAAATCAACATTATTGACGCTACTTTTCCGTCAGCACGATTTGCAACATGGCACGATTAAATTTGGTGATGTTTCAATCAAAGATGCCCAGCTAACGCAATGGCGAAATCGCTTCGCAGTCGTCAATCAAAGTCCATTCCTGTTCTCAAAATCTATCTTTGACAACATCGCATTAGGTAATCCAACGGCGTCCAAAGAAGAAGTGTACCGCGCTGCAAAACTGGCCTGTATTCACGAAGATATCGAGAAGTTTCCAGATGGATACAACACCGAAGTGGGTGAAAAAGGTATTACACTTTCGGGTGGTCAAAAACAGCGTATTGCGATTGCGCGAGCCATGTTACTCAATGCTCAAGTCCTGGTTCTGGATGACGCGTTGTCTGCCGTCGACGGTCGCACAGAGCACCAGATTCTGAAGAACCTTGAAACACACTATCGTGATCAAGCCTTAATTGTCATCGCTCATCGTTTAACAGCACTTAAATCCGCGGATGAAATTATCGTGCTTAATCACGGCCACATTACGGAGCGCGGTCGTCATCATCTATTGGAGCAGAACCAAGGATGGTACGCGGAAATGCTTCAGTACCAGAAACTCGAACAGGCAATGGAGGAGCAATAG
- a CDS encoding DNA-3-methyladenine glycosylase I — protein sequence MTIEKFDAIYQRAAERKGGKDQLEALLTHPLSKTELAAIPDDRWLAAFSMKVFQSGISWSVVRKKWPNFEEAFFGFKIEPLLMLSDEQWETKATDERIIRHLTKVMSIPANARMIHEASIEYGSFGKMVADWPQENITDLWAYLKKHGKRLGGNTGPYTLRQMGADTFIISNDVEAYLRNCKIIEGGKDTKKSLDAANKAFIQWQQESGRSLTEISQIIAFSTGDNRI from the coding sequence ATGACCATTGAAAAATTTGACGCGATTTACCAACGCGCCGCCGAACGTAAAGGCGGTAAAGACCAACTTGAAGCCCTGCTTACTCATCCGTTAAGTAAAACAGAGTTAGCCGCTATTCCTGATGACCGTTGGTTAGCTGCATTTTCAATGAAAGTATTTCAAAGTGGCATTTCATGGAGTGTGGTACGTAAAAAATGGCCAAACTTTGAAGAGGCCTTTTTTGGTTTCAAAATCGAGCCATTACTTATGCTTTCCGATGAACAGTGGGAAACAAAAGCGACAGACGAGCGTATCATTCGTCATCTCACCAAAGTAATGTCGATTCCCGCTAACGCACGCATGATTCATGAAGCAAGCATTGAATACGGCTCATTCGGCAAAATGGTGGCAGATTGGCCGCAAGAGAACATCACCGATCTTTGGGCTTATTTAAAAAAGCACGGTAAACGGCTAGGCGGTAATACCGGTCCATATACCCTACGCCAGATGGGCGCTGACACATTTATCATCTCTAACGATGTAGAGGCTTACCTGCGCAACTGCAAGATCATCGAAGGTGGCAAAGACACTAAGAAGTCTCTGGATGCAGCCAACAAAGCCTTTATTCAGTGGCAACAAGAGAGTGGTCGAAGCCTAACGGAAATCAGTCAGATCATCGCATTTAGCACGGGTGACAATCGAATTTAG
- a CDS encoding Hsp70 family protein, with protein sequence MASPRFLVGIDLGTTNTVVAYCEITDNLEQSEVSLFDIDQLIGPGEVVRKPLLPSFRYHPAPGQISASDLTLPWENQLVSGDLKNVIVGEWARELGAKVEGRQVSSAKSWLSHQAVDRSSDILPWAGAHDVDKVSPVIASASYLNHIRQAWNYRHPSNKLEDQDVVVTVPASFDETARKLTLEAAELAGLKKIVLLEEPQAVCYDWYARHQRTAADELKDLPLILVCDVGGGTTDLSLIEAKFKQSNDGESELALDRIGVGEHLMLGGDNLDLALAHLAESRFTLNKGEQNKKLTAASLTKLIQQTRKAKENLLSSNAPEEVKITMLGSGSKLLGGTKSIALSKQEVHQIALDGFFPLSDFNEVPDKRRSAVVEFGLPYVADPAVSKHVAEFLTQHQQVSRSALGIEDEKQNAIPVGLLLNGGVFNSDLVTERVTTLLSDWRGAPVTVLDNPHPDWSVALGAVAFGKARRGAQLKIGGGAARSYFLHLQEKNKMGKALCLLAKGTEEGHEIRLSGRRFSLTLGEPVRFNLLTSTHDTLTNNTAIQNGVMVDVDPDLFVPLPPYITTLEGEGAELHANQKERVEVQLACQLTEVGTLKMECVSAEDDTKRWALEFEVRNKQADNNEDVQLHPKLNECKELVARLYSGNKKSADSKEIKTLAKDLEKKLGKRDEWDFTTLRQLFDAFAQGRKRRRRSEQHEKNWLRLAGFALRPGFGDPTDSWRIEQIWGLYQQNIQFKNHQGWTDWWVFWRRIAGGLNQEQQETILADIAKYLHPGAMKNPQSAKAAQDMGYESMVRLSASLENLEVEDKVLLATWFLSKAINHNQFQQAHWWAMGRLASRTPLYGSQHNVIPREQAEQWLPKLLEQNWQKEPMIAFAAVMICRKTGDRLFDISDDYREQVLAKLKQSKVPDSWVSLVEEVKELSESESKRVFGDALPSGLTLVHH encoded by the coding sequence ATGGCATCTCCTCGTTTTCTAGTTGGTATTGACCTTGGCACGACAAACACTGTGGTGGCCTATTGTGAAATCACCGACAACCTTGAACAATCCGAAGTATCCCTATTTGACATCGACCAGTTAATTGGTCCTGGTGAAGTGGTTCGTAAACCGCTGTTGCCCTCTTTCCGCTACCACCCTGCTCCAGGGCAAATCTCTGCGTCTGATTTAACCCTGCCTTGGGAAAATCAGCTTGTTTCTGGCGATCTTAAAAATGTGATTGTCGGTGAATGGGCGCGTGAACTCGGCGCAAAAGTTGAAGGCCGTCAGGTATCCAGTGCAAAAAGCTGGCTATCACACCAAGCCGTAGACCGTAGCTCAGATATTCTTCCTTGGGCCGGCGCGCATGACGTTGATAAAGTCTCACCAGTGATTGCCAGCGCCAGTTACCTTAACCATATCCGCCAAGCGTGGAACTACCGTCACCCAAGTAACAAGCTGGAAGACCAAGACGTCGTGGTTACAGTTCCTGCATCATTCGATGAAACCGCTCGTAAACTCACCCTTGAAGCGGCAGAGCTTGCAGGGTTAAAGAAAATCGTTCTGCTCGAAGAACCACAAGCGGTATGTTACGACTGGTACGCACGCCACCAAAGAACGGCAGCCGACGAGCTTAAAGACTTACCGTTGATCTTGGTATGTGACGTGGGTGGTGGTACTACCGACTTAAGTTTGATTGAGGCTAAGTTCAAACAAAGTAATGACGGCGAGAGTGAGCTGGCCCTTGACCGTATCGGTGTTGGTGAACACCTCATGCTGGGTGGTGACAACCTCGACTTGGCATTGGCACACTTGGCAGAAAGTCGCTTTACTCTAAATAAAGGGGAGCAGAACAAAAAGCTGACTGCCGCAAGCCTCACCAAGCTGATTCAGCAGACCCGAAAAGCGAAAGAAAACCTGCTTTCTTCAAACGCACCGGAAGAAGTAAAAATCACCATGCTGGGTAGCGGCTCAAAACTGCTTGGTGGAACCAAGAGTATTGCGCTGAGTAAACAAGAAGTGCACCAAATTGCCTTGGATGGTTTCTTCCCGCTTTCGGATTTTAATGAGGTGCCAGACAAACGACGCAGTGCCGTCGTCGAGTTTGGGTTGCCGTACGTCGCAGATCCTGCAGTAAGTAAACACGTAGCCGAGTTCCTAACTCAGCATCAGCAAGTGTCGCGATCTGCACTAGGCATAGAAGACGAAAAACAAAACGCGATTCCAGTCGGCTTACTACTCAATGGTGGTGTGTTTAACAGTGACCTTGTCACTGAGCGTGTCACTACCCTACTCTCAGACTGGCGCGGCGCTCCTGTCACGGTTTTGGATAACCCGCATCCTGATTGGTCTGTCGCACTTGGCGCCGTTGCCTTTGGTAAAGCGCGTCGTGGAGCACAGCTAAAAATCGGTGGTGGTGCTGCTCGTTCTTACTTCCTTCATCTGCAAGAAAAAAACAAAATGGGCAAAGCGCTTTGTTTACTGGCAAAAGGGACGGAAGAAGGCCATGAGATTCGTTTAAGTGGTCGTCGCTTCTCGCTCACACTAGGTGAGCCGGTTCGATTTAACCTGCTGACTTCAACCCACGATACACTGACCAACAACACCGCGATTCAAAATGGTGTGATGGTTGACGTTGACCCTGACTTATTTGTTCCACTTCCACCGTACATCACCACGCTAGAAGGTGAAGGTGCTGAATTGCATGCGAACCAAAAAGAGCGCGTCGAAGTACAACTCGCTTGTCAATTAACTGAAGTCGGCACACTCAAAATGGAATGTGTCAGCGCAGAAGACGACACTAAACGTTGGGCGCTAGAGTTTGAAGTACGTAACAAACAAGCAGACAACAACGAAGACGTACAACTTCATCCAAAGTTGAATGAGTGTAAAGAGCTTGTGGCTCGTCTCTACAGTGGTAATAAAAAAAGTGCTGACAGTAAAGAGATCAAAACGTTAGCGAAAGATCTTGAGAAGAAATTGGGTAAGCGTGATGAATGGGACTTCACAACGCTTCGTCAGCTATTCGACGCATTTGCTCAAGGCAGAAAGCGCCGCCGTCGATCTGAACAACATGAGAAGAACTGGCTGCGACTTGCGGGCTTTGCATTGCGCCCAGGGTTTGGCGATCCAACCGATTCTTGGCGCATCGAACAGATTTGGGGACTTTACCAACAAAACATTCAGTTTAAAAACCATCAAGGATGGACAGACTGGTGGGTATTCTGGCGTCGTATTGCTGGTGGCTTAAACCAAGAGCAGCAAGAAACGATTTTGGCTGACATTGCCAAATACTTGCACCCAGGCGCAATGAAGAATCCACAATCCGCCAAAGCTGCGCAAGACATGGGCTACGAGTCAATGGTTCGCCTGTCAGCGTCGTTGGAAAATCTGGAAGTGGAAGATAAAGTGCTTTTGGCAACGTGGTTCCTGAGTAAAGCCATTAACCATAATCAATTCCAACAAGCACACTGGTGGGCAATGGGCCGACTTGCTTCACGTACGCCGCTATACGGTAGCCAGCACAATGTGATTCCACGAGAGCAAGCGGAACAGTGGCTTCCAAAATTGCTGGAGCAAAATTGGCAGAAAGAGCCAATGATTGCATTTGCCGCTGTAATGATTTGCCGTAAAACAGGCGATCGATTGTTCGATATTTCCGACGACTACCGCGAGCAAGTTCTGGCCAAACTGAAACAAAGTAAAGTGCCTGATTCTTGGGTTTCTCTGGTTGAAGAAGTCAAAGAACTGTCTGAAAGTGAGTCTAAACGTGTCTTTGGTGACGCGCTACCAAGTGGTTTAACGCTGGTTCATCACTAA